Part of the Nitrospirota bacterium genome is shown below.
TTTGTATCCATTATAGCCTGTGCCTTGCTCAATGCGGATTTTTTGCTATATGATTCAGAAGAAAGTACCCTATAAATGGTCTTGCCGTCTTTTGAAGTTCCTTTAGAGACGAATGTCTCCTCAGCCTTTGCCTTTAGGTCCAAGACAAGGGAATGTCTCCTCAGCCTTTGCCTTTAGGTCCAAGACAAGGGCATTTGCGTTTTTCTCGCTTGAAAACGCACCAAACTGAACATAATAAGCTGGTTTTTTAGGAACTTGCCCTTTAAGTTCTATCTGAGGTGCCTCTATATCTGCCAGTATAACCTCGGGCTCGATTGTAATATGGGGTTTTTTCAAAGGCTTTGATGCAGTATCAGCAGTACTCAGCACTTCAGCAGGTCTTCTACCTATGTCAACCTGGGGTTTTCTTTGGAGATACCAATAAACCGCAAAACCTAAAACCGCAACAACGAGCACTGCTATCGCAGGCACTCTGATATTACGACTCTTAGAAGAGACTTTCAGTCTTTTTTTCTTTTTAGTACTCTCCTTTTTTCCCAAGACTGGTTCGGATATAGGCGTGAAGACCTCTGCTGTTTCCTCGGTCTCGGATGGAAAAAACTCATCAGGCTCTTTAATGGGCTTAACAGGCTCTGTTTTGGGCTTTTGTGGAGGAGTGGGTTTTTCTATAATCAGCTTTTCTTCCTCAGGCATTGCAGATGGCTCTTTTTCGGTCTCCTCGAACATATCTTTTTTTATGATGGGTTCTTTGACCCTGAAGTCCTCGAAGGCTTCTTCTTGTGGCTCTTCCACCTGTGGTAAATCCCATGTAGTTGACACTACAGGCTCTTCAGGCTCAAAAGGAGGAACCTCTTTTTCTTCAGGCATGGCTAAAGGAGCAATAATCGAGTTGACCTTTGAGGCAATATCATCCGAAGTGAAAGGTTTTTTTAGAAAATCGACAATGCCATAAAGACTTTTGTATCTTGGGTCGAATTTACTTTCCCTTATGGTCAAAAGCACAATTGGAGTATCCTTTAAGGCAGGAATATTACGAATAGACTTGCATATCTCAAGCCCTGTGCCTGGGGTTGCAAGGTTTAGGAATATCAGCAGGGGAGTGACTTTTTTTGCCATTGTAATCGAGGCATCTCCGCTCGATGCGGAAAACACAAGATAGCCTTCCGGCTCTAAAGTTTTTGAGATTAGCGATGAAGACGCTGTATCATTGTCTATGACGAGAACCGTTTTTTTCATAGCGTTACCATTTTAACATATTTCTTTTTTAAAGTTGCTCCCAATATTTCGTTGGCATATCCATTGCAAGTTTTAGTGCTCCGTTTGAGCCTGCATACATAGGGTCTTCAACACATATTACCTTACACTCGCCAAATATACCTTTAAGAGATACCTCTAAAGACTGGTTAATGCTCCGAATCTGACTTCCGCCTCCTGCAATGATAATGTTGTTCTTTATCTTTGCCTGAAACTCAGGGTCAAACCTTGCAACCATAAGAGAGACCGTCTCTATAATAGGCGGAAGAATGCTCTCGCAGGCTCTCTTTAGCTCGTTTGTTATGTCATGCATAATAGGCTTTCCCTCGACTGGCAATTCAACCTGAACAATGCTGGTCGCATTGCCTACGAAGGAGTGTTTTTCTTTGTATTGTCTAACCATGTTTACATTGAACTTTGAGCCGGGGTATTTCTCGGAAAGATAGCTGAAAAGCTGTTCGTCGATATAGTCGCCTGCAGTAAACAGGGTCTTTTGGTCTTCCTCTGTTGGCATGGCGCCATGCATAATGCAGAGGTCCACTGTTCCTGCTCCAATGTCTATTATCATTGCGTTATTGAGAAGGTCTAACCCATAAGCAACTGCAAAGGGCTCTGTAACGACCATCAGGGAGCTCACATAGCCTGAAACCGCTTTTCTGATGGCAAGCTTGTTGACCTTAAGTGTGTCAGCAGGCACTCCAACTATTGCATAAATCTTTTGCTCTTTCGAGGGCTTTGCAATCTGTATAAGATGTCCGATTAGCTCTCTAACAGCCTCTTCGTTTCTCTCGATGCCCTCCTTTATGACGCCCCGCTCAAGAGGCCTGTAAAGCTCGAGAGATAGCCTGTTTTCAAGGGCATCGGAGCCAAAAAGTATGCTCTTTCCTACAACCTTTGCCGATATAAAGTCCCTTGGCCATCCGACATAGCTCTGAACCCATTCCCTCTTGCCATTGCTTGCCGAGACAGAGCTTCTCGATGTGCCAAGGTCTATTCCAACATACAGGATGTTATTGCCTGTTTCCTCTTTTTGCTTCATATGTTGTTTCTCCTTTTTTCATATAATTTAGTATTCCATATTCAAGGTATCTGGCTATGTCGTTTCTGTAATTGTCTGTATGCAGTTTCAGCTCCTCCTGCTTGTTGCTAAGGCATGAGACCTCTGTTAGCACTCCTGGCATCTCTATGCCAAGGAGCACCATAAAGGGCGCCCTCTTTATGCCATAATTAAAGACCCTACTACCCTGACCTCTGATATTAAAATAAAGACTGTCCTGAATGAAAGATGCAAATTTTCTGGACTCCTCCTGCTTCAATGTATCACCTATCTTTTCAATGACCTCCTTGAACTCGCTTAGCCTGTAATGGGAGTCTGCATTTTCCTTTGCGGCAAGCTGAAGAGTTTCGTCATCTGCCGAGGGGCCAAAATAGTAGGTTTCAATCATGTTTATAGGTTTTGAAGGCAGATAATTGACATGTATAGAGATGAAAAGGTCAGCCATATTGGAGTTTGCAATCTCTATCCTTTTTGTAAGGGGAATCGTCTCGTCTCTGTTTCTTGTAAGAAGGATATTGAAGTCTCCATGAAGCTCAAGCCTTGCTTTAAGCTTTAAGGCTATGTCTAAGGCAATGTCCTTTTCCATAATTCCGAGACCGCCTCTTGTGCCCGGGTCAGAGCCGCCATGTCCGGGGTCTATGACAATCGTCTTTACGCCAAGACCAAACATCTGCTTTACAGGTATCTCCTTTTTCTCAAGCATGGAAAGATACTCAGACGGAATGACTCTTTCTTCTGCTGAGGAATGAGGTTCACTGTTTTTTATAGGAGAAACACTGATTGTTTGAGTTTCATTGGAAAAGTAAAAAGTCGAATTCAGAAAATCCGCATTGCCTATAACCACTAATATCATGATATAGAGGAATAGGAAGTGCCCTCTCAGGAAAATGGGCATTTTCCATGATACAGTCGGGTTTTTTCCGACAATCCTTAGGTTATCCTCATATACTGCCTTGAGGATTGTGTGCCTGCCTTTTCTCAGTCTTGTAAAAAGCATTCTCTATTATCTAAAAAACCTCTTAAAGTATCAAGAGGAAAATTATCTTAAAACAATAGAATTATTCCATAAAGGCATTGGGGAATTCAAGGGGGCGAGGGGAGATTATTGAATTATCTCAAATTCATATGTGTTGAACCCATACAGGGGGGTTGGACAGAGAAATCCGAAAAATGTTAATTTCTATACTATGAAGAAGTTTTCCATAACCACATTTGGCTGTCAGATGAATGTGCATGATTCAGAAAAAATCGCAGGGCTTCTCTGCAAACAGGGAATGAGCCAGACCGAAGACAAAAAAGATGCAGACCTCATAGTATTTAACACCTGTTCCATAAGGCAAAAGGCTGAGCAGAAATTCCTAAGCGAGCTTGGAAAAACTAAATCCCTTAAAAGAGGAATGCCTACCCTTAAGATTGCAGTTACAGGCTGTATAGCCCAGCAAATGGGTGAGAAACTATTCAAAAAGGCACCGTATGTGGATTATGTGCTTGGCACTCAGAATATTCATCTAATCAGTGACCTCATAAAGGGAAATACCTGTAAATCCGCACTCAATGACAATCCATTTATTTCAGAGCAGAAACTACCTACTCTTAGAAAGGAAAAATTCAGGGCATGGGTCTCCATAATGTATGGCTGTAATAATTTCTGTAGTTACTGCGTAGTCCCATATACAAGGGGCAGGGAGACTTGTAGAAGCACTGAAAACATACTTAAAGAGATAAAAGAGCTTGTAGGGGAAGGCGTGAAAGAGGTAACCCTTCTTGGACAGAATGTAAACTCATATAGCTCTGATACGGATTTCCCCGGACTTCTCGAGAAAATAAATGCAATCCCCGGGCTTGAGAGGCTCAGGTTTGTTACATCACATCCAAAGGACCTCTCGGATAAGCTTATAACTTCGATGGAAAGCCTCGATAAGGTCTGCGAGCACATACATTTACCCTTACAATCAGGCTCAACAAGAATCCTTAGCCTTATGAACAGGGGATATTCATATGAGGAGTATAAGATAAAGGTGGATAAGCTAAGGCAGGCTATTCCTGATATAGCAATAACATCCGATATAATTGCAGGGTTTCCTCATGAGACAGACAAAGACCATGAAGATACGATTAATGCTCTTAGAGAAATCGAATTCGACGGGATATTTGCCTTTAAGTTCTCTCTAAGGCCTGGCACAAAAGCCTCTTTAATGGAAAGACATATCCCTGAGCACATAAAGGCAGAAAGGCTTTCCGAGATACTTAAACTTCAGGATGAAATCACGCTTATGAAAAATAAAGAGCTTGAGGGTAGGGCGGTAGATGTTCTCATAGAAGGCATTAGCAAAACGAATCCAGCCTTGCAAACAGGAAGGACGAGGGGAAATAAGATAGTGAACTTTAGTGTTATAGATAAAGAAAGAAAATTTCTTCTTAAAGAGGGGTCATTGACCCAAGTTAAGATAATAAGGGCGAGGAGGCATTCACTTGAGGGGGATGGAGTCCTTAAAGGTTCAACCTGATTCTTATAAAGTCCTCTATGCTTAACCCCGCGCCTTCGAGGATTCTTCTGAATGTCTTGGGCCTTATGATTTCTCCTGAATGATAAGAAACTATCGTCTGTCTTCCCGAAAGGGGATGTCTCCATTTCTGATGACTTCCGGACTGGTCTACTTTTTCAAATCCAAGGGACTTTAAAACCCTTATTATTTCATCGGCGGTTACACGGGGCTGTTTTTGTCCCATCAGACAGCGACCTCAAAAACCTTTGCATCCTTTGAGAGTCCTTCCTTTGTGGGCCTCAAGTAGAGCTCGAGGGCTTCCATGATGTTTTTGCGGGCTTCTTCTTCAGTCTTTCCATATGTCACACAGCCGGGCAGTTCGGGACAGTATGCAACAAATACATCCTCATCGGGTTCAATTACCACTCTGATATTCATAATTCACCCCCTTTTTTCTTTCTGCATTTTCTAATTCTAACATAAACGGGCTTGGCGTTTGTCTCTTAAGTTTTTCCCAGAGGGGATATTTGGAATATAAGGCGATTTTCATGCTTGAGAAATTTCAGGTCTAAGTTTTAGTATAATATCAAATGAATGGCATGCCGATGAGAGTCTCTCTTTTAACCTTAGGCTGTAAAGTAAATCAGGCTGAGACCTCACTTATGGAAGGGATACTTAGAGGCTCAGGGTTTAAGGTTGTGGGGCTTGATGAGAAACCTGAGCTATGCATTATCAATACCTGCACAGTTACCTCAAAAAGCGATTACCAATCCAGACAGCTTATAAGAAGGGCATATAAGGTAGGTGCTAAGGTCATCGTAACAGGCTGTTACTCAGAGCTTAATATGGAGAATGTAAAAAAT
Proteins encoded:
- a CDS encoding response regulator, which gives rise to MKKTVLVIDNDTASSSLISKTLEPEGYLVFSASSGDASITMAKKVTPLLIFLNLATPGTGLEICKSIRNIPALKDTPIVLLTIRESKFDPRYKSLYGIVDFLKKPFTSDDIASKVNSIIAPLAMPEEKEVPPFEPEEPVVSTTWDLPQVEEPQEEAFEDFRVKEPIIKKDMFEETEKEPSAMPEEEKLIIEKPTPPQKPKTEPVKPIKEPDEFFPSETEETAEVFTPISEPVLGKKESTKKKKRLKVSSKSRNIRVPAIAVLVVAVLGFAVYWYLQRKPQVDIGRRPAEVLSTADTASKPLKKPHITIEPEVILADIEAPQIELKGQVPKKPAYYVQFGAFSSEKNANALVLDLKAKAEETFPCLGPKGKG
- a CDS encoding type II toxin-antitoxin system HicB family antitoxin produces the protein MNIRVVIEPDEDVFVAYCPELPGCVTYGKTEEEARKNIMEALELYLRPTKEGLSKDAKVFEVAV
- a CDS encoding type II toxin-antitoxin system HicA family toxin, with translation MGQKQPRVTADEIIRVLKSLGFEKVDQSGSHQKWRHPLSGRQTIVSYHSGEIIRPKTFRRILEGAGLSIEDFIRIRLNL
- a CDS encoding rod shape-determining protein, encoding MKQKEETGNNILYVGIDLGTSRSSVSASNGKREWVQSYVGWPRDFISAKVVGKSILFGSDALENRLSLELYRPLERGVIKEGIERNEEAVRELIGHLIQIAKPSKEQKIYAIVGVPADTLKVNKLAIRKAVSGYVSSLMVVTEPFAVAYGLDLLNNAMIIDIGAGTVDLCIMHGAMPTEEDQKTLFTAGDYIDEQLFSYLSEKYPGSKFNVNMVRQYKEKHSFVGNATSIVQVELPVEGKPIMHDITNELKRACESILPPIIETVSLMVARFDPEFQAKIKNNIIIAGGGSQIRSINQSLEVSLKGIFGECKVICVEDPMYAGSNGALKLAMDMPTKYWEQL
- the miaB gene encoding tRNA (N6-isopentenyl adenosine(37)-C2)-methylthiotransferase MiaB, whose translation is MKKFSITTFGCQMNVHDSEKIAGLLCKQGMSQTEDKKDADLIVFNTCSIRQKAEQKFLSELGKTKSLKRGMPTLKIAVTGCIAQQMGEKLFKKAPYVDYVLGTQNIHLISDLIKGNTCKSALNDNPFISEQKLPTLRKEKFRAWVSIMYGCNNFCSYCVVPYTRGRETCRSTENILKEIKELVGEGVKEVTLLGQNVNSYSSDTDFPGLLEKINAIPGLERLRFVTSHPKDLSDKLITSMESLDKVCEHIHLPLQSGSTRILSLMNRGYSYEEYKIKVDKLRQAIPDIAITSDIIAGFPHETDKDHEDTINALREIEFDGIFAFKFSLRPGTKASLMERHIPEHIKAERLSEILKLQDEITLMKNKELEGRAVDVLIEGISKTNPALQTGRTRGNKIVNFSVIDKERKFLLKEGSLTQVKIIRARRHSLEGDGVLKGST
- a CDS encoding N-acetylmuramoyl-L-alanine amidase — translated: MLFTRLRKGRHTILKAVYEDNLRIVGKNPTVSWKMPIFLRGHFLFLYIMILVVIGNADFLNSTFYFSNETQTISVSPIKNSEPHSSAEERVIPSEYLSMLEKKEIPVKQMFGLGVKTIVIDPGHGGSDPGTRGGLGIMEKDIALDIALKLKARLELHGDFNILLTRNRDETIPLTKRIEIANSNMADLFISIHVNYLPSKPINMIETYYFGPSADDETLQLAAKENADSHYRLSEFKEVIEKIGDTLKQEESRKFASFIQDSLYFNIRGQGSRVFNYGIKRAPFMVLLGIEMPGVLTEVSCLSNKQEELKLHTDNYRNDIARYLEYGILNYMKKGETTYEAKRGNRQ